The following coding sequences are from one Lycium ferocissimum isolate CSIRO_LF1 chromosome 3, AGI_CSIRO_Lferr_CH_V1, whole genome shotgun sequence window:
- the LOC132050464 gene encoding vacuolar cation/proton exchanger 3-like — translation MGSIRDLENNGEFREEELERKNDQELIMKKNAQNLSKADRFRMLRELLVHLQEVILGTKLCLLFPAIPLAVLAQYYQFARPWIFAFSLLGLAPLAERVSFLTEQIAHFTGPTVGGLLNATCGNATEMIIGLFALYQRKIHVLKYSLLGSILSNLLLVLGSSLFCGGLANVKKEQRFDRKQADVNSILLLLGLLCHMLPLMYRLSLGPAIDTINVTTSILGLSRVSSICMLIAYAAYLFFQLRTHRQLFESSEEEELEGKVSEDDEPVIGFWSSFAWLIGMTITIALLSEYVVGTIEAASDSWGISVSFISLILLPIVGNAAEHAGSIIFALKNKLDISLGVALGSASQISMFVVPLCVIVGWIIGVDMDLDFSLLETGSLAFSIILIAFTLQDGTSHYMKGVVLCLAYCAIAACFFFHRVPINIDNSSSRSLTA, via the exons ATGGGTTCTATAAGGGACTTGGAGAATAATGGAGAATTTAGGGAGGAagaattagaaagaaaaaatgatCAAGAATTGATCATGAAGAAAAATGCACAAAATTTGTCAAAAGCTGATCGTTTTAGGATGCTAAGGGAACTATTGGTTCATCTTCAAGAAGTTATATTAGGAACAAAGCTTTGCTTGCTATTTCCAGCTATCCCTTTGGCAGTGCTGGCTCAATACTATCAGTTTGCAAGA CCTTGGATTTTTGCTTTTAGTTTGCTTGGACTTGCACCGCTTGCTGAACGTGTCAGCTTCTTGACTGA ACAAATTGCTCACTTCACTGGCCCAACAG TTGGGGGTCTACTTAATGCAACATGTGGCAATGCAACTGAGATGATAATAGGATTATTTGCACTTTATCAAAGGAAAATACATGTTCTAAAGTACTCTCTTTTGGGATCCATTCTTTCAAACCTTCTTCTTGTTCTGGGAAGCTCTCTATTTTGTGGAGGACTTGCCAATGTTAAGAAGGAACAGAGATTTGACAGA AAACAAGCTGATGTAAACTCCATCCTCCTTCTACTGGGATTGCTTTGCCACATGTTGCCGCTGATGTATAGATTGTCTTTGGGGCCAGCAATTGACACTATTAAtgtaacaacatcaatattGGGGTTGTCTAGAGTTAGCAGCATTTGTATGCTTATAGCATATGCTGCTTATCTCTTCTTTCAACTGAGGACACACAGACAATTGTTTGAATCTTCCGAGGAG GAGGAATTAGAAGGTAAAGTTTCAGAAGATGATGAGCCGGTGATTGGATTTTGGAGTTCATTTGCTTGGTTGATTGGCATGACTATAACTATTGCTCTATTAtctgagtatgttgttggtaCAATTGAG GCTGCATCAGATTCTTGGGGGATTTCTGTGAGTTTCATAAGCTTAATATTGTTGCCAATAGTGGGAAATGCAGCAGAACATGCTGGATCCATCATCTTTGCTTTGAAGAACAAATTG GATATTTCCTTAGGTGTTGCTTTGGGGTCAGCTTCTCAGATTTCAATGTTTGTG GTACCTTTATGTGTGATTGTGGGTTGGATAATTGGCGTGGATATGGATTTGGATTTTAGCTTACTTGAAACTGGTTCTCTTGCTTTCTCAATCATCCTTATTGCCTTCACCTTGCAG GATGGAACGTCACACTATATGAAAGGAGTGGTTCTCTGTCTTGCGTATTGTGCCATCGCTGCTTGTTTCTTTTTCCATAGGGTTCCAATCA ATATTGATAACAGTTCATCCAGGAGCTTGACCGCTTAA
- the LOC132050465 gene encoding SMR domain-containing protein At5g58720, translated as MKHQNKKKNRSKSCNNKQVEAVVNGSLPAGDSDVGGVESSILNALTDAFSNVSVEEAKCAYNEANGDLNKAMEILGDVVERKEEDKITSCSSSSGNVGSSNSDVFFGGHSVVQRKAKAKKLVAATGSVSMMIGKDYVRTTPKKSGSKFKCGENLSNDEVEQFLCSMLGEDSDLSLAVVRDVLCQCGYEVDKALSVLLELSASSNEQPKLSDCSANWKEEAVFVHSSDGLTDRTSDSTSHSSEGEVQDNVWFWGPPGRNLYAGNSAHSSSSTAGNSVAELPQEILESLFNMPTAKSAEHEPTTMNWKNVVKKMTSLGQRFGSCPNDIPPPQHTHAEGAEYQLYRETAKQHWESMRSHFQKATTAFSNGQKEHAAYLADQGRLHNRKAQEADEKASRDIFAARNKNIENMITIDLHGQHVKPAMRLLKLHLLFGAFVRSVRLFRVITGCGAHGLGKSKLKNSVIELLKKERIEWTEENRGMLLIKLDGQMNFSFLDVDDDDDN; from the exons atgaagcatcagaataagaagaagaatagaTCGAAAAGTTGTAATAATAAACAAGTTGAGGCTGTTGTTAACGGTTCGTTGCCAGCTGGCGATAGCGATGTAGGCGGTGTGGAGAGTAGTATTTTGAACGCGTTAACGGATGCGTTTAGTAATGTATCGGTTGAGGAAGCGAAATGTGCGTATAATGAGGCGAACGGGGACTTGAATAAGGCGATGGAGATTCTTGGTGATGTAGTGGAGAGGAAGGAAGAGGATAAGATCACTAGTTGCTCGAGTTCGAGTGGAAATGTTGGTTCGAGTAACTCGGACGTGTTTTTTGGGGGTCATTCGGTGGTTCAGCGGAAAGCTAAGGCAAAGAAATTGGTAGCTGCGACTGGATCGGTATCGATGATGATAGGGAAGGATTACGTGAGGACAACTCCGAAAAAGAGTGGTTCGAAATTCAAGTGTGGTGAAAATTTGAGCAACGATGAGGTCGAGCAGTTTTTGTGTTCTATGCTTGGAGAGGACTCTGATTTGAGCTTAGCCGTCGTCAGAGATGTTTTAT GTCAATGCGGATACGAAGTTGACAAG GCTCTGAGTGTGTTGCTTGAATTATCAGCCTCCTCTAATGAGCAACCTAAGCTTAGTGACTGTAGTGCAAACTGGAAAGAAGAGGCAGTTTTTGTTCATTCAAGTGATGGT CTTACTGATAGGACATCTGATTCTACTTCTCATTCATCTGAAGGCGAAGTTCAAGATAATGTGTGGTTTTGGGGGCCTCCTGGCAG GAATCTGTATGCTGGAAACTCAGCACATTCTTCATCATCTACAGCAGGAAATTCTGTGGCAGAACTTCCTCAAGAAATCTTGGAATCTTTGTTTAATATGCCAACCGCTAAGAGTGCTGAACACGAACCAACTACTATGAACTGGAAGAATGTAGTGAAGAAAATGACATCTTTGGGACAAAGGTTTGGATCCTGTCCTAATGATATTCCACCACCGCAGCATACTCATG CTGAGGGAGCTGAGTATCAGCTGTACAGGGAAACTGCAAAGCAACACTGGGAGTCAATGAGATCCCATTTTCAGAAG GCTACAACAGCTTTTTCAAATGGCCAAAAAGAACATGCTGCTTATCTTGCCGATCAG GGTAGGCTACATAACAGAAAGGCGCAAGAGGCTGATGAGAAGGCTAGCCGGGATATATTTGCAGCTAG AAACAAGAACATAGAGAACATGATAACTATTGACTTGCATGGGCAACATGTCAAACCAGCAATGAGGCTTTTGAAACTGCACCTTCTGTTTGGAGCGTTTGTGCGCT CTGTTAGGTTGTTCAGGGTTATCACTGGATGTGGGGCGCATGGCCTTGGGAAGTCAAAGCTGAAAAACTCG GTAATTGAACTTTTGAAGAAAGAACGTATTGAATGGACTGAGGAGAATAGAGGAATGTTGCTCATCAAGCTCGATGGACAAATGAATTTTAGCTTTCTAGATGtcgatgacgatgatgataaCTGA